A window of Mustela erminea isolate mMusErm1 chromosome 19, mMusErm1.Pri, whole genome shotgun sequence genomic DNA:
cagaataaggATTCGGGACAAGGAGTCCTGGCCCCCCAGAGTGCCCCAACTCCCTGCACActtcccccatctccccaggTACCTTTCTCTTCCGATGGAAGGCTGCCTTGCTCTCCTCGGAGTTGATCTGCAGGGGGATATAGGCATCCAGATGGTACAGCTGCTGGGGGCCCCCCATCACCAGGCGGTTCTCCCCGATCTCCAGTGACAGCCCCAGAGCTCCGTCCTGGGAATAGAGAGAAATAAGCTCACCCTTCCCTTCCCAGCAACAGGGCAATAATCACGGGGACCAGGGAGAAAAGGCTCCTGTGTTGGGATACCATATGAAAAGGGTCTTGCCTTCCAGGAAAAAGATGAGAGACCATAATTACAAGTCCCCGTGACTGAGCACTTACAATGACCAGAGCACCCTCAGGACAGCTCCCAAAGTGGGCCTGAAGGACCCACGGCAGGCAGCTATACTCAGGGGGCAGTGCTAACCAGGCTCCCACAGGTCTGGCAACGAGCCCCGCTCACTCCCCCTCAGAAATCCTAACCCTTCCAGACCTTTCTCTGGTTCTGGTCAAGCGTGCACTCACCAGTCGGGGGAGGTCAATTTCAGCCAAGAGGAGGTCAGGGGCTTCCAGCCAAAGGCTCAGGTGTGGCTTCTCCGGGCTGGGGaagaacaaaaccccaaactgAGGAGCACCTACCAGGTCCTCGCCAGGGctcatcctttcctttctcccgCCTCTGAGCCCTACTGCCTCAGGGAGCCTTCTGGGTGGGAgtgctgcttctcccctctctgggtTCCCAGAGCCCCCAGGACACTGCTTCCTATGGGGAGGGAGAGACGTGACAGAGAGAACCCATCGAAGGCCCACCCTTCCTCGGGTCTCAGGGAGTCAGGGGTGTACGGGTTTCCCAGCTCCTGGATCCGAGGACGCTGCTGGGAGCGGATATTTTGCTGGGAGATGGAGCCCAGGAAAGGCCGATTCTTCAGCATGCGCCACTCTGCGGGTAGGAAGCTCGGGGTCAAAGGTGGTAAGGTTGGGATTCCCATTGCTTCCTTAGGAGTCCTGACAGCAAGAGCCTCAGGGGAAAGGCTCCGCCCCTCGGAGGAAGCCGGGGGTCCGGCCACACCCCCAAGCTTGGCTTTAGGAAATAGGCCCACTTTAGCCCGACTCTACCCAACCTGTTTTGCAATCTGTCGCCTAGAGATGCAACTGGCTCCACCCCTTGGCTATCCAGACTCCGCCCCTCATCTGGTTTCTTGATACGacccgcccctgccccgcccccaaccTCGGGAATCCCCGCCTTCTCCTTGTAATCAACAGCCTAGGGACCTAGGAAATCCCTGCCCACACTAGCTCCACCATTCCCAAGGGCTGTCCCCAAGCTGCTGCCCCCCATCTAGTCCCCGCtggcccaggccccgcccctcacctGGATTCAGTTGCAGACCGTATTTGTCCTCAAGGCCCTCCCTGGCGATGGTGACTACAAGCTCTCGCAAGAAATCGCTGTTCtaggagtaagagagggagactGCGGAAGGGCTCCGGGTGGAGGGAGAGGCCCCGGCCCAGGCCTCAcccgcagccccgcccccaaCCTGCATCCTCCGGTAGAAGTCGCTGTTGACGGCTACGTCGTAGGCGGTACAACCCTGGCCTTCTGTGGGGACAAGGCAAAACCAATAAAGGCCAGCAGCCGCAAGAACCAGAGAGACCCGGAGACAATTAGAAAGTAATGGCTCAAGACTCGCACCACCCTCGTCTCTTCCCCTCGTGTCTTTTCCCACCACATCCCAGCGTTGACCTTGCCCCTTCCCTGCACACAGCCCTTACAAAGCCCCCCAGCCCCAAGACGAAGGTACGTGTCCTTCCGCGTGGCACTGGAGACCCTGTATGGTCTGCTCCTCCCACCTGGAGAGAAGCTCACTTCTCTGTTGGGGACCTGGTCCGTTTAAATTTCTTCCAGTCTCTCCCGATGACTGACCGAACCAATCAATCCAATTCAATCACTCTCCAGCTTCTggactcctctctcccctctgcctagAACCCTCTTCTCTGTCTTGGCCCGATGAACTCCTCCAGTTCCTTGACATCTTAGATCTGACACCTCCTCCTCCAAGAAGGTTtcgccccaccccccaaccccccctaCACCTGCCAGAGCAGCACAAATCATACCATATTGCAATCGCATCTGTCCCCACCACCGTCGCCTAAGACTAGGAGTGTCTCAAGGGCAAGTTCTGGGTTATcagtccctcctccccagggcacTGCCCAAAACGTGGTCCAGGAGGCTTCAGGGGAACATATGTGATTTGAAAGACAAGCATATAGAGAAAGAAACTCAACAGAGACAGGTGAGACAAGGCTGAGAGATAGAGACACGGGGAGAAgggtgaggaaggaaacaggaacaAGATGTGAGAGCTGGTCTGGCCAGCTAATGAGGACACCTGCCCAGCTCCCTCACCATGGGgtagggcagggagaagggccaGCCTAGCCAGGCGGGCAGGACCAGGACCACCCCGTGTAGCAGGTAGTGGAGGCCCAGGAGGCTAGGCATATATCACAGAGAAAAGGATAAGGACAGGAGAGCCAGATTTTTGGGTCCTAAGGGAGGAGGGTCCCAAGCCCTGGATCTTGGAAAGAAAGGACCTAGGGAGCTAGATCCCTGGGTCCTCCAAGAGCACTGACTTGCATCCAGTTCGGCATGAGGCTCTCCCAGACTCATGGGGATGCGAAATCCAGCTTGGTCTTCCTCCAGCATTTGAAGCAGCTCATCCTCTGTCATGTCGGCCGGAGGAGGGATGGAAGGGGAGTGACAGATGTTGATGAACACCTTCCCTTCGGAGGAGTTGGTCTTTATGCAGAAACCTGGTGGAAGTAGGTTTGTCCTGAGGTGTGTGCCTCTGCATACATCTGGGTTTCCATTCATTCCCTCCTCAGTCTCTGTTGATCTGTCCCCTCTTTGTCCCCTTCTCTTGATCAGTCCTCTGCTTTCTGAAtctgctccccgccccacccaTGGAATCTGTAACTCTCTatctttacttattatttgagggaacacaagcagggggagtgggagagggagaagcaggcttcccactgagcagggagcccgatgcggggcccgctcacaggaccccggaaccatgaccctagccaaagacaggtgcctaacaactgagccacccaggcgcctcctctgTAACTCTCTATCTTTGAGTCTCTCTCCCCCTAGTCATGCctgtcctcctcttctctttaGATCTTagtcccttccctgctctctctggaTCTCTGTCACAACCCCCGCCAAGGCCTGTGTACTCCCATTATTgtgcctctctcctgcctcctatCTCTGTGTCCCATACCCCTAGCCCCTGTCCACTCTCTTTGCAACTCTATCCCCCTCTCTCTGGGTTTCTGCCTTTCTCACCAGGTTGTGGTTGGATCTGTGTAGATTCTGGTCTGTTTGTCTGGGCCTGCTGGAGCTCCTTGGAGGCCTGTGTGAAGGAAAACAACCACCTTCATGCTGGCGTCTGGGCCTCAGACCCTCCTTTGTTCTTCAAAGGTTTGTCGAGAAATTTTATGCATATGAGGTGTACACAGAATAGGACATAATATGTCCCGCTCCTCCTTTGAGGACCGCTAAGAACAACCCCAACCCCACTTGCATTTCTTCCAGAGCCTAGAAAACTTGGGAGTTAAGCAACTACAATTCCATGTAGTGCGTTCTGGGAATGTAGTCCCATCCCTGAGCACGCTTGGGTGTGCACATACACGTGTGCGTGAAcacgcgcgtacacacacacacacaaatccccCGAATACCCAGGGACCATGGAGTCGGTCAGTCCTCACCTGCAGCAGCAGCTTCTCGAAACGCAAGGTCTCAGAGCCCATCTTCTCTGCCTCGCTTAGCTCCGGCACCAGCAGCTTCGAGTCCGCCATGGCCCTGAAGAAGAGACCTAGGCGTCCTCAGCAACACCGACGTGCGCGGGgcgaggggcggggagggacCCTGGCCAGGATCAGAACTCCGTGGCCTGCTGCCCGACACCCACTATTCTGTATGAAATCTAAGAATCTGGGCTTGAGACAATTCCACTCATGCCAGACACGGCTGTCCAATCTGCTGGAGACAACAGTTCTAGATGCTCTCTAAGTCCTGTGTGCCGAACGTGTATACGACAGCCACACTCCCAGCCTCTGTAACCAAGAACTTCAGCCGACCACGCTTCCGTCCCCCTCAAACGCTCAGACACCAATCCGGGAACCCCACTACGTTCCGGCCAATCATAGTCTAAGGCTGGAGCCACGCCTCTCACTTCAACCAATCAAAACTTTAAACCCTGAACCTAATTTCCGAATGCTACACTTCCTGGGTCGATTAAAGCGGTAACTCTCCTCTTTCCCGGCTACATCTGGCCAAGCTTCTGGGTCCAGACCGGCACACTCAAAACCTTAATTTAAACGTCCATCCTAAAAGACTCCCTTCTGACCTCTAAACTATCGCTTCGTCCCAGAGCTCGAGTCGATTCTCTAGTAAATTTACTTCGGACTAAAAGCTGAACTCCTTGCCCTCAGTATGAACAGGGTGGAAAGGAGATACACAAATACAGCCACGCTTCTAAATCTGGAGCCTTCCTATTTGCAAGACACACACATTTTTGTCCTGTCCCCGTCCCCAACCCCGCCTCGCTCTGAGGATTGCGCATGCTCCAAACCACCTTGCCAGCTGGAGCGTGTGGGCGGGGCCACTGGGTCTAAGGCGGGGTTACGCTCTATCTCCCGTAGTCCCGCCCCCTGGACTAGAGGGGGCGGTGCCGCCCTTCGACCTCAAGGTTCCTCTGGGTAGAGCACCCGGCACTCCTTGGTGGAAATCGGCCCGGGAGGGTGATGGCTGCTACGCGTGCAAGGCCCAGCGCCCGAGAGATCTTCGCCACGCTGGAGTACGGACCCGTGCCTGAGAGCCACGCATGCGCACTGGTGAGGGCCTGCCGTTCGTTgttgcccatccccctccccaggcctccaggTCTTGTTTGGCGCGCGGACTCCCGTGATCCACCGCGGCAGGTCCGCCCTTCTCGGTTCCCGTGACTCTGGCTACTCCTTAGGACCCACCCTTGAAGGGCATTCCCTTGAGCCTTTGCGGCTGCTGCCTCTTAACCCTTgagtcttttctcttgttttggaGGCCGTCTCTTACTTCCGCTCTGCGGCAGTGTTTCCCTGATGCGTCAGAGCCCCCAAAGGGCCTCCTGTGATTCTTCAGACTCCCCTTCCCGGACCTCCGTTGAATCCCAGGGACTCGGAATTCCTGTAGGGCACCCCTGATCTTCCAAGGACCCCCAGAATCTCCATGGACTTCCCGTGATTCCTCAGAACATCCTGTGGCTTGCGTGGCTCTCTGAGCCCCACCCCGCCGAACTCCTGTGGGTCCCCCGTAATTTCTCAGGGCCCGCATCAATCATTGCGGAGCTCCTAGGATCCTGGGAACCCCAGGATAGCTCAGAACTTAACTGTAATCTCTTACAGCCTTTCAGAA
This region includes:
- the PIH1D1 gene encoding PIH1 domain-containing protein 1 encodes the protein MADSKLLVPELSEAEKMGSETLRFEKLLLQASKELQQAQTNRPESTQIQPQPGFCIKTNSSEGKVFINICHSPSIPPPADMTEDELLQMLEEDQAGFRIPMSLGEPHAELDAKGQGCTAYDVAVNSDFYRRMQNSDFLRELVVTIAREGLEDKYGLQLNPEWRMLKNRPFLGSISQQNIRSQQRPRIQELGNPYTPDSLRPEEGPEKPHLSLWLEAPDLLLAEIDLPRLDGALGLSLEIGENRLVMGGPQQLYHLDAYIPLQINSEESKAAFHRKRKQLMVAMPLLSVAS